One Drechmeria coniospora strain ARSEF 6962 chromosome 01, whole genome shotgun sequence genomic region harbors:
- a CDS encoding putative MNORI-2 protein, with protein MVVRPGRPPSPRRPDFLFPLGASLPASAPANSRHFPSTTPKHDSQPRLPTKAPNHDDKLKEPNQRADSFLARSGTGRLPSLDRPARPRRPSAMAEMSSATSPFPLPQILAYPASRPPRLVTQGAEGRLYETTHLEAHVPCALKYRPPKPWRHPMLDRRLTKHRILSEARILAKCRRDGVRVPAVYAIDEAGGWLMLEWIPGTPVRVNINRWLGDRTEGIEGDEPLQSLMRRIGAAVGNLHRVGVVHGDLTTSNLMLRPSTGRALAADDQPVDHVLHGEVVIIDLGLASGSIQDEERAVDLYVLERAFGSTHPRAQCLFHHLLEAYGATFKQSAAVLKRLEDVRMRGRKRTMIG; from the coding sequence AATTCTCGACATTTCCCAAGCACGACTCCCAAGCACGACTCCCAACCAAGGCTCCCAACCAAGGCTCCCAACCACGACGACAAATTGAAAGAGCCAAATCAAAGAGCCGACTCGTTCCTCGCCCGATCCGGAACCGGCCGACTCCCTTCCCTCGACCGGCCCGCTCGCCCCCGACGACcatcggccatggcggaaatgtcgtcggcgacgtcgccgtttCCGCTGCCGCAGATCCTCGCCTACCccgcctcgaggccgccgcggctCGTCACCCagggcgccgagggccgGCTCTACGAGACGACGCATCTCGAGGCCCACGTCCCCTGCGCGCTCAAGTACCGCCCCCCGAAGCCGTGGAGGCACCCGATGCTCGACCGGCGTCTGACGAAGCATCGAATCCTGTCCGAGGCCCGCATCCTCGCCAAGTGCCGTCGGGACGGCGTGCGCGTGCCCGCCGTctacgccatcgacgaggccggcggctggCTCATGCTCGAATGGATTCCCGGCACGCCGGTGCGCGTCAACATCAACCGGTGGCTGGGGGACCGGACcgagggcatcgagggcgacgagcccCTCCAGAGCCTCATGCGCCGCATAGGGGCCGCCGTGGGGAACCTGCaccgcgtcggcgtcgtccacgGCGACCTGACGACGAGCAACCTCATGCTgcgaccgtcgacgggccgtgccctcgccgccgacgaccagccCGTCGACCACGTCCTGCACGGCGAGGTTGTCAtcatcgacctcggcctcgccagcggcagcatcCAGGACGAGGAGCGTGCCGTCGACCTCTACGTCCTCGAGCGCGCCTTTGGGAGCACGCACCCGCGCGCGCAGTGCCTCTTCCACCACCTGCTGGAGGCGTACGGGGCGACCTTTAAgcagtcggcggcggtgctcAAGAGGCTCGAGGATGTCAGGATGCGCGGGAGAAAACGGACTATGATTGGCTAA
- a CDS encoding mitogen-activated protein kinase MAF1 — translation MAIQYLILLSRQGKVRLAKWFTTLSPKDKAKIVKDVSQLVLARRTRMCNFLEYKDTKIVYRRYASLFFIAGCSSGDNELISLEIIHRYVEQMDKYYGNVCELDIIFSFTKAYYILDELLLAGELQESSKKNVLRCIGQQDSLEDMEGSQADTARRAADTQAVHLTSFAIAMRVRLSVPQPQSVTRPPVPQQPSIWIGPRSRLVLRPKGSDTHSKHAPKPHHNRSPIRIPLLRHPSPSSIAAIHRRHPSPSSIAVIHLRLPSPSSISVGYDSSASNHHPNRQPEPSAQTRANVVTDTTPFPPCRRCTPTPAARPSRLASSHHSTAFHPAVRSHPGASASPLATLTAPTVDKTLRLRFASRRSPTRPCDGTQIVALPIASAVRPLSRPSSLPPVVATTADRARRPTGRAALLPSCETSPRHRADIGHSHPAPSTSTTALIATRTAGAACRIPPPAASAPLSFCRARSRVYLPVQDFEPVTRALNFNTPDCNVTGGCDLYTTKSTGSDKKLYRNIDKDLSSQHDALVKLGASLSPPDRAQMLATSPNMQLFSTSSAFGPLSDLSSRRTFAYLIATLNASHPHYDFSHVLRPGDFKRERNLRRVMVNLDSILQNVRPGFEAASFDSSLGSDLDSIWGPQCWSLIDKEMRLNECTLFSYHPDPDPFEEDESAIWAVHYFFFNRALKRVAYLYVRVVPVVSSTSPTLTPIKVGQHKRQTDFAADDAAKRARYWLGDRQAELVPPFEDDEDPQDDGLFWNRGEDGDLVPFSDDDYFEELEDDGELEDGGDLPLDQGHDRMMSEDVAGELEM, via the exons ATGGCGATCCA ATATCTGATCCTGTTGTCCCGTCAGGGCAAGGTG CGCCTCGCAAAGTGGTTCACCACGCTGTCCCCCAAGGACAAGGCCAAGATCGTCAAGGACGTGTCGCAGCTGGTCCTCGCACGCCGAACGCGAATGTGCAACTTTCTCGAGTACAAAG ATACCAAGATTGTCTACCGCCGCTACGCTTCGCTCTTCTTCATCGCCGGCTGCTCGTCGGGCGACAACGAGCTCATCTCGCTCGAAATCATCCACCGTTACGTCGAGCAGATGGACAAGTACTACGGAAACGTGTGCGAGCTGGACATCATCTTTTCCTTCACCAAGGCCTACtacatcctcgacgagctcctcctcgccggcgagctgcAGGAAAGCAGCAAGAAGAACGTGCTGCGATGCATCGGGCAGCAGGACTCGTTGGAAGACATGGAG GGGAGCCAGGCCGACACGGCGCGACGAGCCGCTGACACGCAAGCCGTCCACCTGACCTCgttcgccatcgccatgcgTGTCAGACTGTCGGTGCCTCAGCCGCAAAGTGTCACTAGGCCGCCGGTTCCACAACAACCAAGCATCTGGATCGGCCCTCGGTCACGCCTAGTGCTCAGACCAAAGGGCAGCGACACGCACTCCAAACACGCACCCAAACCGCACCATAACCGCTCACCAATACGGAtccccctcctccgtcatccatcgccgtcatccatcgccgccatccatcgccgccatccatcgccgtcatccatcgccgtcatccatctccgtcttccatctccgtcgtccatctccgTCGGCTACGATTCCTCGGCATCGAACCACCATCCCAACCGACAGCCCGAACCGTCGGCCCAAACACGAGCAAACGTCGTCACCGATACCACTCCCTTTCCGCCGTGCCGGCGATGCACGCCGACCCCTGCCGCTAGGCCCTCCCGTCTGGCATCGTCTCACCACTCGACCGCCTTTCATCCGGCCGTCCGATCGCACCCCGGGGCCTCCGCGTCGCCTCTCGCTACCCTGACCGCCCCGACCGTCGACAAGACGCTTCGCTTACGCTTTGCTTCGCGTCGCTCACCGACACGTCCCTGCGACGGCACCCAGATCGTCGCTCTACCCATCGCATCGGCCGTCCGTCCCCTCAGCCGTCCGTCCTCTTTGCCGCCCGTCGTTGCGACGACCGCAGACCGGGCCCGGCGGCCAACTGGTCGAGCTGCCCTTCTCCCATCCTGTGAGACCTCTCCTCGCCATCGAGCCGACATCGGCCATTCTCATCCGGCGCCCTCCACATCCACCACCGCCCTCATCGCCACGCGGACGGCTGGAGCTGCTTGCCGGATCCCACCCCCCGCAGCCTCGGCACCTTTGTCGTTCTGCCGTGCCCGCTCgcgcgtc TACCTCCCGGTCCAGGATTTCGAACCCGTCACGAGGGCGCTCAACTTCAACACGCCCGATTGCAACGTCACCGGCGGCTGCGACCTGTACACGACAAAGTCCACGGGCTCCGACAAGAAGCTCTACCGAAACATTGACAAGGACCTCAGCTCCCAGCACGATGCCCTCGTCAAGCTCGGCGCGAGCCTGTCGCCGCCGGATCGGGCCCAGAtgctcgccacctcgccCAACATGCAGCTGTTTTCCACCTCGAGCGCCTTCGGCCCCCTGTCGGACCTCTCGAGCCGCCGCACCTTTGCCTACCTCATCGCCACGCTCAACGCGAGCCACCCGCACTACGACTTCTCCCACGTGCTGCGGCCGGGTGACTTCAAGCGCGAACGCAACCTGCGCCGCGTCATGGTCAACCTCGATTCCATCCTGCAAAACGTCCGCCCCGGCTTCGAGGCCGCCTCCTTCGACTCCTCCCTCGGCAGCGACCTCGACTCCATCTGGGGACCTCAGTGCTGGTCCCTCATCGACAAGGAGATGCGCCTCAACGAGTGCACCCTCTTCAGCTACCACCCGGATCCCGATCCgttcgaggaggacgagagcgCCATCTGGGCCGTCCACTACTTCTTCTTCAACCGAGCGCTGAAGCGCGTCGCCTACCTCTACGTCCgcgtcgtccccgtcgtctcgtcgacgagcccgacCCTGACGCCCATCAAGGTCGGCCAGCACAAGCGCCAGACCGactttgccgccgacgacgccgccaagcGGGCGAGGTACTGGCTCGGCGATCGTCAGGCCGAGCTGGTGCCTCCcttcgaggacgacgaggaccctCAGGATGACGGCCTCTTCTGGAaccgcggcgaggacggcgacctTGTGCCCTTTTCCGATGACGACTACTttgaggagctcgaggacgacggggagctcgaggacggcggcgacctgCCATTGGATCAGGGCCACGACAGAATGATGAGCGaagacgtcgccggcgagctcgagatgtag
- a CDS encoding tripeptidyl peptidase precursor: MASSALLDPPLPSALDCPPRPTSCPSVLPLVPIVVADPSRYVAMPSTLLLVGAVLARLAAAATCVEKTQVPPEGWRRLSEAPDGTRPLQMSIALRLPRVDGLASTLASSSSKHLSLDEVTSMRAADGEDRDAVLRWLADEGITDSKADEGWVHVRTTAARAEALLGMRLRSYSFRGNAPVLRTTDYSVPDHLAEAITFVHPISNFMTPAHKVAASRPVTRRSLTGAVEICGLTTTPACIARRYGLNYTTPDGKSSVRLGVAGFLEQYANFADTQSFLLETKPELAGRNFSVELVNGGRNPQDAAEAGAEANLDVQYAMAVGYPAAVTYYSTHGRGVKLDDEGNALPKERDDNEPYLGLFEYLLAKPDDELPSVLSVSYADDELSVPKPYAGRVCDLAGLLAARGMSIVVGSGDGGAKGGRNSTCRTNDGSARDVAMATFPATCPWVTAVGAVTHGHDPPRGAHFSTGGFSQYFKRPAWQDDAVTGYVEELHGHLAGHYDAGMRAIPDISVVGTSFKVIVGGQTLAMDGTSASTPVFAAMIALVNDARLRKGKPSLGWLNKKLYSPAVRDVLHDATTGLSKSCTFSGGKMPGGWPAKKGWDAITGLGTPGKFDDLLRVLVDL, from the exons ATGGCATCGTctgccctcctcgaccctccTCTGCCCTCGGCCCTCGACTGTCCTCCTCG GCCCACGTCGTGCCCGTCGGTGCTTCCCCTCGTTCCCATTGTCGTGGCCGACCCGAGCCGTTACGTGGCCATGCCGTCGActctgctcctcgtcggtgccgtcctggcgaggctcgccgccgccgccacctgcGTCGAGAAGACGCAGGTCCCCCCGGAGGGCTGGAGGCGGTTGAGCGAGGCGCCCGACGGCACGCGGCCGCTGCAAATGTCCATCGCCCTGCGCCTGCCGCgcgtcgacgggctcgcctcgacgctcgcctcgtcgtcgtcgaagcacctctcgctcgacgaggtgacGTCGATGAGGGCGgctgacggcgaggaccgcgacgccgtgctccgctggctcgccgacgagggcatcACCGACagcaaggccgacgagggatGGGTTCACGTCCGCACCACCGCGGCTCGTGCCGAGGCGCTCTTGGGCATGCGGCTGCGGAGCTATTCGTTCCGAGGGAACGCGCCCGTCCTGCGAACGACGGACTACTCCGTGCCCGATCAcctggccgaggccatcaccTTTGTCCACCCCATCTCCAACTTCATGACGCCGGCGCACAAagtcgccgcctcgaggcCGGTGACGAGGCGGAGCTTGACTGGGGCCGTCGAGATTTGCGgcctgacgacgacgcccgcctGCATCGCGCGGCGGTACGGCCTCAACTACACGACGCCCGACGGAAAGTCGTCGGTCCGCCTCGGCGTTGCCGGATTCCTGGAGCAGTACGCCAACTTTGCCGACACGCAAAGCTTCTTACTTGAGACCAAGCCGGAGCTGGCGGGCCGCAACTTctccgtcgagctcgtcaacggCGGTCGGAACCCccaggacgccgccgaggccggcgccgaggcgaaCCTGGACGTGCAGtacgccatggccgtcggctatcccgccgccgtcacctaCTACTCGACCCACGGACGCGGCGTGAAgctcgatgacgagggcaACGCCCTGCCCAAGGAGCGCGACGACAACGAGCCGTACCTCGGCCTGTTCGAGTACCTCCTCGCcaagcccgacgacgagctcccGAGCGTCCTCTCCGTCTcgtacgccgacgacgagctctcGGTGCCCAAGCCGTACGCCGGCCGCGTCTgcgacctcgccggcctgctggcCGCCCGTGGCAtgtccatcgtcgtcggctccggcgacggcggcgccaaggGGGGCCGCAACTCGACCTGCCGGACCAACGACGGAAGCGCCAGGgacgtggccatggccacctTTCCCGCCACCTGCCCGTGggtgacggccgtcggcgccgtgacCCACGGCCACGACCCGCCCCGCGGCGCCCACTTCAGCACCGGCGGCTTTTCCCAGTACTTTAAGCGGCCGGCGTGGCAGGATGACGCCGTCACCGGCtacgtcgaggagctgcacGGCCATCTCGCCGGCCACTACGACGCCGGCATGCGCGCCATCCCCGacatctccgtcgtcggcacctcgTTCaaggtcatcgtcggcggccagacGCTCGCCATGGACGGCACGAGCGCCAGCACGcccgtcttcgccgccatgatcgccctcgtcaacgACGCGAGGCTGCGCAAGGGCAAGCCGTCGCTCGGCTGGCTCAACAAGAAGCTGTACTCGCCCGCCGTCCGCGACGTCCTGCACGACGCGACGACCGGCCTGAGCAAGTCTTGCACCTTTTCCGGCGGGAAAATGCCAGGCGGGTGGCCGGCCAAGAAGGGTTGGGACGCCATCACGGGACTGGGGACGCCGGGCAAGTTTGACGACCTCTTGCGTGTCTTGGTCGACCTGTGA